GAGAAAAATGAGTCAAATAAAATGCACACAATTTTAGGTAAGTCTTGGAAGTAGTACctgttcttatttttttggaaaatagttATAAAACCTAAATTTTGATACTCCATATTATATGGAAAACTTTCGGAGAAAAGGAGATAAAATGAGTTAGATGGAAATTTATTATATACAAGATATTCTATTTTCTTCAGACATTTTAATTATAGAAATCATTGAATTTGTTCGAAATTTATCTATTGATTAAGTCCTGGATTCCACACTCATATCGCATGTGCGAGTAAATAGTCCGAGCAAATTAGACAGTAGTAGTATTCAACGGCTACATTTTCAGTAACCCAAGATATACCTTTTAAGTATTAGGTAGTCACGTGATAGAAGCAGACAGGTATTTCCtggtttcttttttttgttgttgttggttgtgGGCACATATTACCTTATTCAACTTGCACAACAGTCCAAATCAATTAACTCAACAAACACACTTCTTTTTTAGCTTTCTTTGACTTATTGATAGAAGAACTACATTTTGGTCCCCCACGCCAAAAGAGAGAAATCCCGGGAGTGAGGTGTTTGATTAATAATAATAGGATAAAACAAGAGAAATATTGTTTCTCTTTTACCAAAAATATGCATGAAATTGAAGGACTAAGTTGCTAGCTAGCTACTGTTGTTGCGTTACATTGCACTGCAAATTTACTTCTCATAACTTATACAGAgctaataataaaaaaggaaaaataattagaatCATATCTCGGGGGATTCAGGCGGGTGAAGGTTGGCATGTGGGATCAGCTGAAGATGCGATATCAGGTCCCACACGACAGCCTTCGAGCATGAACACAATGTCCGCCATGGTGGGACGATCAAGTGGGTCAGGTGCTGTGCATAGCAACCCTACTTTAATTCCTAGCAAGAACTCTTCCCATTCTGATGATTCAGGGTCCAGTTCGAGCAATCCTGGCTCTAATAGTTCCGAAATTTGCCCTCTTTGCAATTGCCTCTTCACCCATTTCACTATGTCCTCATCTTGTGTGAACGTTAAGGGTCTTTTTCCTGTTAGTAGTTCAAGCAACACAATGCCAAAGCTGTAAGCATCTGATTCTCTTGTGGTTTCTCCGGTTAATGCTACTTCTGGAGATATATACCCTAGTGTACCAACTGAAGTTGATGTGGAGGGCTCGGTTGGTCTGGATACTACAAGCTTGCTTAGGCCAAATTCTGAAAGATGGGCTTCAAAGTCTGCATCGAATAGGACATTCTGCGGCTTAACATCTCCGTGGACCATTGAGGATGAGTGAAGGAAAGCCAGGCCACGAGCAATGCCAAGTGCAATGAGGTGGCGCATTGGCCAGTTGAGGACATGACCATCTTGGTGGGATGCTTCTTGGAGCAGTGTTGCAAGGTTCCCGTTAGGCATGTAATCATGGACAAGTAGTCTGAGGTTAGGCGGGCCAGCATAGTACCCACGTAGAACTGTGAGGTTCCTGTGCTTCACCCTGCCAAGTGATTCTGCCTCTTTTCTAAACATGTTCTCACCTAGCGATCCATTTGAAAGTCTACGGATTGAGAGCACCATTCCATCATTGTAACAGGCCTTGTATACCACTCCATAATGTGTTCTACTTAGCACATGTTCCTCGTCAAATTCTCTAGTTGCTTCAATTGTTTCAGCAAGTGTGATTTTGTTATTGAACATAACAAGTTTGGGTCCACCATTCTCGCCACTGCCACGACCACCACTGGTCCTTGAACTAGCCCTTGCAGGACTATGCTTCTTTTCTCCAGCTGCTTTCTCTTTGAGCTTCCTGCGCCACCTCAAGAAGTTGTAAGTATATAAGCAGCAGCATGATAAAAGGAGAAGCGCTCCACTGGCAGCCACAGCAATGAACATAATCAATTTATTCCCACCATCACCAGATGTCTCACATCTTCTTTCCAATGGCTCCCCACACAAACCTTGGTTGCCAGCATAATCCAATGAGTTGTTAAAATGGGAGCCCAACATCTCCGGAATCTGGCCGCCCAAATTATTGTTTGACACATTGAAACTCACCAAGCTAGAGAGCATGGTAAGATTAGCTGGGATTTCTCCAGTGAAGTTGTTAGTAGAGAGGTCAAGGACAGTTAGGTTTGATAACCTTGATAGTGACTCTGGTATGTTCCCTGACAGATGGTTCAAGTTGAGCACGAGTGATGTCAAGGATGAACAATTGGAAATATCTACCGGGACTTCACCAGTTAAGTTGTTTCTACCCAAATCTAGCACACTCAAGTGGGAAAGACGTCCGAGGTCAGCAGGTATTTGGCCACTCAATGAATTTGAGTGAAGATTCAAATCCTCCAGAGCAGAGCAGTTGCCCAAGTCGGGAGGAATCGAACCATTTATGCGGTTGTTAGACAAAGAAAGTACAACTAATGAAGTCAAGAACCCAAATGTAGATGGTATATGGCCAGAAAAGGAATTGGAAGAAAGATTCAAATATTGCATGCCTAATAAGCTACTGAAACCTTCAGGAACATTACCAGACAAGTTGTTTTCTTGCAAAGCTATACACTGTAGATTAGGCAAACCAGCAAGATCAAATGGTATTTCACCTGAGAAATTCTGTCCACTCAAATCAACAACCATTAGCTTATACAAAGTCCCAATGCTAGAAGGAATAGTGCCTGAAAAGCcatttttactcaaattcaGAACAGAGAGCTGCTGAAGATTCCCAATATCAACTGGCATACTGCCAGAAAACTTGTTTCCACTGAGATTCAGTGTACTTAAATTGCTCAAACCCATTACCTCCTCGGGCAAGCTTCCGTTGAGACCATTTCCTTCCAAGTTCAGATTTTGGAGATTACTCAAATTTCTAAAACTAGAAGGAATGGAACCCGAAAACTGATTTCTTCCCAGTGACAATGTCTTCAAGCTTCTAAGATCACCTAAAAACAGTGGAAGTTCCCCCGACATTCGATTCCCTTCAAGATCAAGAACTTTCAAGTCACTGCAGTTTGTAATCTCAAACGGAAGAGCACCTTCAAATGAGTTATTTGTCATTCTCAGTTCCTCCAATCTCCACAAGTTCCCGATGGCACTTGGGATTTTTCCAGTGAACAAATTCCATGACACATCCAGCGACGTCAATGCAGAATTGTTCGTCAAAATCAAAGGAAATTCACCATGTATTTGGTTGTGTTGAAGATCCAAAATTTGCAAAGAAGTAAAACATTTAGACGACTCTTGCTTCACTATATTCGTGAATGCATTGAAACCCAACTGAACAACCCTAAGGGAGGGAGGATAAATGGAAACATTGCAGAACAATGAAGCTGGTAAGGAACCAGAGAGATTATTGTTTGATAAAGATATCACCTGAAGCTTCGGTAAAGCAGCAATCGCCGCCGGAATAAGACCCCCTATAGCATTTCCTTCAGCACTCAAATGAACCAACGATGAACAGTTAGCAATTGCAGAGGGCAAAGTTCCAACCAAGTTGTTGTACGCAAGCCAAAGGTACTGAAGCTGCTGAAGCCGGCCGAGACTCGCCGGAATTTCGCCGGAAAAGCGATTATAAGAAAGATTAATCAGAAGTAACTGAGACCGGTCAGAAAATTTACTCGGAATGTCTCCTGAAAACAAGTTAGACGAAAGATCAAAGTATCGTAGACTCTGAGGAAGCTCTCCGGGGATTTCACCAGACAACTGATTTCCAGCAACTTCAAAGATTTGTAAATCAGTAAGGTTGAATATTTCCGGCGGAAGATTACCGGAAAATGCATTACCCTGTAAAAAAACAGAATGCAAAAGGGTACATTTGGATAATGAAGCTGGAACAGTGCCATTAAAGAAGTTGGACCGGAGGCTTAACTTGCGCAGCATGCGCAGGTTGCCAATTTGTGTAGTGAGTGGTCCACTAAGTTGCAAATGAGGTAGACGAAGTTCACCGACCCGTCCATTGATGCAGAAAACACCGCGCCAATCACAGGGAGCAAAAGAGGAAGATGAATCCCAGTCGGTGAGTGCACCAAGTGGATCATGAATACTGAGTTTAAAAGACGTAAGCGCTTGAACTTCCAAAAGGGTTTGTGGGTTTCTCTGAGCAGAGCATAATGtggaaagaaaaacaagaaacagAAGTAGATAAGCAGccatgaaagaagaagaaatcaagaTCAGAAGAAAAAGGATTTGTCTTGGTTTATAGTGAAGGTTAAAGGGAGTGCATGATAAAGGGGAGATGAGTGAAAATGGCCATAGCAGAGGCCCCCTCACTTTGTACAGAGTGACACAGAGAAGAAGAGTGAGGAGGGAGGAAGTAGAGAATGTGCAAAATGAACACTTTTCAAAAGAAGGGGCCAATGGGGCAGCACTTTTTAACCTCTTATGGGTTGAATCATTTGACCCTCTTCCTTCCTAAATTAAACAACATTACAATTAGTATAGTTAGTATTACACTACCTAATATCAATCTACTATTGATATACCTCGTTCGTTCTAATTTATGTGGTACTTTTTATTAttgaacaattattttttataaatttggaGTCATGATAAAAAATGAGtgaaagtaaaattatttttttcttacaaaagGGGTGCgaaaacttttttattattaaattttgacaaaaatttatattatttgaatttcgaTAATAAAAACACACctaattaaattgaaatagagTCCTAGAGAGAGTACTTTTTAGGTGTGATGTTTATATTGGTAATATAATtgtaactttatttatttatttttagttaccTAGATCCACATGctctatattttttgaattttcatataGTATATGTTAGACTATAACTTTAGTTTGTCAACTTTAATTTTTGGATCTTGGAGAGAGACTCACCTCTAATTTTGTTAAATATTCAAACTTGATCTATATACTTAAAAAGTTGTCCAAAGTATATGAGCTGGCAGCATTATTATATGGAAAAGTAAAGTGAGTTTTCATGGAAAATTGaaaacaattaaagaaaatgcacAGTAAACTCCTTTAATTTGTAGTTGTAATTGTTAATGCATATAATGAgacataaattataataaagcCTGTGTAATATAGGAGTAATAATAATTGGGCGGGGCCAAGTGTATGAAGTTCCTATTACAATTaactcaaattaaattttgtacTACCAACACTTATAATAAAGATAGTGTATCCTCAGTGGTCAATGCAGAGCTGTAAGTTTTATACCgattcattcatttttatttgtccattatatttaaaataaatttttatttttatttgttatttttgatatattaaaaaaaataatacataattttttaatattttatctcaatattaaatatttattttttaaataacttttcaaGCATcatttaatagaaataatttgataaaaataaataaacagctatatcaataattatttttttaataagtgtGTTAAGTCAAACtgtgacaagtaaaaatgaacgaAGAAAGTATTTTTGGATCGTTTAGTAAGCAAGATGGATGTATCATATAaaatttgagattattttatttgatattcatgatgaaataaaataattctaaaattatttaatacatcagctcaaacaagaaatgagattaatttcacattttatctcgaaattattatgtttatcaAAATGATAGTGTTAATGCTTCCCTACTTTCTGGtgcagtaaaaaaaaaaaaagaagaaactgGTAGTAGTCTATTATCTTTTTACCTTTCAACTTTTATCCCAAAATTAGCATTTTGTACTTTTGACTTACTTTTGAAATGTGAGCTAATCAAATGGaggtggaaaaaaaaaagagacaaaagTCTCTACTGAagagattttgttttgaattctCTCAGTGGGATAGTCCAAATGCTAAAATGTGTATAATAGTTTCAAACTCAAACTTTTTACTACCTAAGTTACTATTTATATGTCACCAAACTTTTTTTTCATGcccattaataaattaaataagtttatttttatttttatttaatttttttaagttaactttttaatcaataattatgacttaatttattttgatcaatgaacataaattattaacttagttattttatattaatcaaatatatattcttaaggctaataactcataaaattaaattaaaaaaaatattatcatttatgTTTAACTCTATAAAATGTTTAACATTATAAACtaactatttataataagaaGACTTAAGTCATCAGCGGCCACTTAAAGTTGTctgcataattcacttagacatctCAACTAAGACTAGTACCAATTGAACACTTCTACCTATACAAAAACCGTTCCTATTAGACATTTTTTGATAACTCAAAAAATGTGAAGAGTGTGTGATACACTTGCGATGACGTGGcaaaatgactaattaaaaaataacatttggcGTTGAGCCtcgaaaattataaaaaaaaaacacatttaatatctaattttttttaaaaaaaaaatgaaattgtcaACCTATTCTACCCTACCTTACCTCACCCCACCCCAACCCcctttcatcttcatcttcatcttcttccccaTAACATAttctttctcaaattacaaaatattattcttttcCAATAACTtcaagattaattttttaaaaaaaaaaataaataacaatatatatatatatatatatcatactaagagtgaagaagaaagaaaatattgttgGCGGTTATTCAACTCTACATCGATGACATTGATAGCtccaaaattatttctttcaaaatgatatcatttttgataaatttaatgaaCACATATGAATTTGAGTAAAAATCTTTGTTCGAAattgtgataaataaatatCGGCTAACTTTTTTTATACGTAAAAATCATTTAtcttctttcatcttcttcatatttgATTCTTATTTTTATGAGATTTGAAGTAAATCATACGAAGACTTTCTTTCAAATCAAAATCTTCATAGTTGATTTTCATTTATCTTCATATTTAAAAGAtgtaaattttttgtatataaaaaaaaagaaaaaaacaatattggagctaaaatgaagaaagtttataaactaaattatgaagaagattaTAGGTAGGGAGTGgggtgtttttcttttttgaaaaaagtgtaaataaaagaagaaaaatattatttaagttaattataatGTCAAGtgtcaataaaagaagaaaaaatataaaaaaataattaaaaaaaaatactattttacgtCTTTTCACGCACTTCATAAAAGTGCAATACACATTTTTTGTCATATCagcattttgtgtctaataggtacatgttttaaataatttaaatattcaataggtacaaattttaattaaaatgtttaagTAAATTATGCGGACAATTTTGAGGAGTGATCGATAACTTAAGCCTAATAAAAATGACATAAGAAAAGGAACTTAGAAGATTCATGAAGGCAAATTTCTACTTTATTGACTCTTGGTTTGGGAACTTTATTTGGCTTGTGAGCTTATAATAGGACCACAAAAAGTACAACATATTGGCTGATGGTTTTTCCCAACTTTTTAAACTAGTTTTAACAGTAATTTGTTAGTTGTGGAGGTGGAggtggggggtggggtgggggctTTTGGGGGAAAtttctatattaatttaattatatagtttaaataaaatttattgagtTTAATTGAATTTGTATACTACTTACTATTGAGGACTTGTTTGaccattaaaaatatttatttgaaaatcatcaATTCCAAAAGCCTCAAATTCGTTCGAAATCGCTGGCATTCGTCTTAAAGTAggctttcttattttttttcaggATTTTATGTTGGAGAATTTAGCTTCTTGATTTGAATTCAACTGTGTAAATTGATATTGTTTCGCTTTTGCGGTTTACTCTGTTCAAGATTTTGGCTTCTTCCtctaatttcttgattttcgATCATTCTAGTACTTATCAGTTGCTGATTTTTCAGCAAAGATTATTATCATGAACATCAATGTTTTCTCATCAAAATTGATCAAGTAGACAGAAGTATAAAGGAATTAAAGAAACGCGTCAACTTCAAGATGctctttaattatataaacGCCATTGATTCAGTTTCTCTCTGATTCAGTAATGGCTAATGGGAGTGTAGTTGGGTTCGTAGGTTTGGATGATATCAGCTTGGAATTGGCTACTTTGCTTCTTTATTCAAGTTACTCTCTTCAGGCATTAGTAGGTTTATTACTCTTTTTTCTGTTTATAAATTCTAGATCTTCTTGTTATCTTTCTGATCATAGGattctaatttttttgattttcgaTCCTTCTAGTACTTatgttaaataaaaatttcaagaaacttAAAAGATTTAGTTTAATGCTTTAGATAACTttacctttcttttttttgttttggatgGGTACATTATGCAGTGCCTTTGAGGTTTCTAATAGTAATTACATTCTCATGGGTGGTTTACTTGAACATACTGAACTAATCTCTCTCTCTGTGTCTCATTCATATTGTGATTTCAAGATTTTCGGTCAAGTGAAAGAAACTCTCTTCTCTCTGCATTTAAGTAAGCTTCCTCCCTCTCGTTTTTCAATGGATATTCGTATTATGATTTCAAGATTTTCAGGGAAATCAAAGAAACTCTTGCATCTTAGGTTATTTAGGGTTTTATGATAGAGAATTTGAATTCTTGATGTTTCGCGTGATtgtaatttatattcttttGCTTTAGTGATTTCATATGTTTGAGAATTTACAATGtctatatatgtgatttttacCAAGATTCTACGATGTCTTTTCTTTATTGAAGAAAGTTGTCTAATGCATGTTTTGGTCACCACTTTGGTTATGGTATGGAGTAGTAGAGGGGCTTTGCAGCTTTGTGGAAGCCTCATCTGTTCCAATATAACATTAGCGCTTTGAGGGATTCAGGGATGCACCATTTCCTTTCTAGTGTATTCATCTGTTCGTTCCAAAATTGCCTATCACTCTTGTACACATGTTTACAAATTCATACGTAGTTCCTTGACTTCAAATATATTCTCTTTTGAAGCATTTTTCGAAATCAATAATCTCACTTTTGCTGAgtttatctttatttcttcttcaGATTGTAAGTGTACCTGATAATAGAGCACGGAAGCATCCACGTGGCGACACTATTCTGGTATACTGAATCTATTTTAGCCTCTTTTATCCTTTTTAAAAGTTGCAGGTAAAAACAGTTTCGTGCTTTTTAGAGTCTATTTGATGAAGTTGGGGGGTGAAATACAATCTCTACTGGGAAAGATTGTTTGGCCAAGAAAAATCAGATGTCTCCCACTAACAAGAAACAACACTTGATAGACTAATTTGCAGATAGCTAAAGATATCCTTTGTATCTGTGGTGGGGCTTTTGTGGCTTAGAGAATACAATTGATGAAAGGTTATCTTGTCATACTCAATTAATTTCATGAAACACATTTAGGTTAGTGATAGCTTCAATTGGATCCGGAGCACCTGTCCAAGCTAACATGAGAATTGGTGGCCTAACTGATGCAACAGTTACATCATCACTATTGAAATTTGTGATGACTTGACCATAGTTTTCTTTTGTAGATCTAGTGATTCTCATGAAATTTCAAAAGCTTAAATGCATCAGAGAGCATTTGTTTGATATTGCTTTCTCTATCTGTTTCCTCACTCTTAGAGATTTTCTTTTCCTGTGGTGCTAGCATGGAACTCTTAGCTGAAATTAAGAAGAGAAGGAAAGAGCAGTATGTTAGCCTCTTCCAAtatttgcattttctttaatccCTTTTTCGGTGTTGACATTAGTAAAATCATCTTTCTCCCTCAAGAATTGGAGCTGCTGCCGCATGCCaacaattacataatcaaaCTTCTACAAATAACCCTCCATCCTTTCAGCTTCTTTGCATTCATAGTCTAGATCACAAGTACTGTTGAACTTGCCGTTTATAATTCAAATGTCTGTTTTCAGtagtaatctttttttttttttttccactgAACTCAAAATTCTTTCAAGGAAAGTCTCAGTGCGTAAAGAGTCCGTCCGTTCGCTCTCTGTTCAACAAAGGCCATCGATATTCCCTTACTTCTcaagttttgaattttatgagCCCTGCCCTTCGATTGTCCCATAATCAAATACAAAACTTGGCTACTGTAAGCTTTTAGCTCAGTGCTGTTTAGTCAATTTACAGTTTACTGAGAATGCTTTTCAACTTATTGCTGAGAAAGCCATTGCCAAAAATGCTGGTGCATGAGGCTCCGCTTAAGATCTATTCTGATTGAAGCCATGTTTGAGGTATTGCATGACTTCGGCgttaattttgaaacaaacGTTTTACTCTCATcacaacaattttcaaaaagaaaataaagatcccaaaaaaaatatgaagatttgTGGTCGTCTTATATATGTTCACGAGGAGGAATAAgattttcttctccaatttatGTGTTGCAATTCTTATTAAAGAATTGGGAAAAATATTAAGAtaactttattctttttttgaatgttgaacgagaaaaaaactttaatttcgATGTAACACTGTTCTGATTTTCTTAGATGGTTATTTTTCACTTGCCGTGTTACAAAATCTTCACGTAgaatttaacattattttttgtataataaaTTTTA
This window of the Solanum pennellii chromosome 2, SPENNV200 genome carries:
- the LOC107008688 gene encoding probable LRR receptor-like serine/threonine-protein kinase At4g36180 — its product is MCIFFYLFISLIYFNLSNLEGRGSNDSTHKRLKSAAPLAPSFEKCSFCTFSTSSLLTLLLCVTLYKVRGPLLWPFSLISPLSCTPFNLHYKPRQILFLLILISSSFMAAYLLLFLVFLSTLCSAQRNPQTLLEVQALTSFKLSIHDPLGALTDWDSSSSFAPCDWRGVFCINGRVGELRLPHLQLSGPLTTQIGNLRMLRKLSLRSNFFNGTVPASLSKCTLLHSVFLQGNAFSGNLPPEIFNLTDLQIFEVAGNQLSGEIPGELPQSLRYFDLSSNLFSGDIPSKFSDRSQLLLINLSYNRFSGEIPASLGRLQQLQYLWLAYNNLVGTLPSAIANCSSLVHLSAEGNAIGGLIPAAIAALPKLQVISLSNNNLSGSLPASLFCNVSIYPPSLRVVQLGFNAFTNIVKQESSKCFTSLQILDLQHNQIHGEFPLILTNNSALTSLDVSWNLFTGKIPSAIGNLWRLEELRMTNNSFEGALPFEITNCSDLKVLDLEGNRMSGELPLFLGDLRSLKTLSLGRNQFSGSIPSSFRNLSNLQNLNLEGNGLNGSLPEEVMGLSNLSTLNLSGNKFSGSMPVDIGNLQQLSVLNLSKNGFSGTIPSSIGTLYKLMVVDLSGQNFSGEIPFDLAGLPNLQCIALQENNLSGNVPEGFSSLLGMQYLNLSSNSFSGHIPSTFGFLTSLVVLSLSNNRINGSIPPDLGNCSALEDLNLHSNSLSGQIPADLGRLSHLSVLDLGRNNLTGEVPVDISNCSSLTSLVLNLNHLSGNIPESLSRLSNLTVLDLSTNNFTGEIPANLTMLSSLVSFNVSNNNLGGQIPEMLGSHFNNSLDYAGNQGLCGEPLERRCETSGDGGNKLIMFIAVAASGALLLLSCCCLYTYNFLRWRRKLKEKAAGEKKHSPARASSRTSGGRGSGENGGPKLVMFNNKITLAETIEATREFDEEHVLSRTHYGVVYKACYNDGMVLSIRRLSNGSLGENMFRKEAESLGRVKHRNLTVLRGYYAGPPNLRLLVHDYMPNGNLATLLQEASHQDGHVLNWPMRHLIALGIARGLAFLHSSSMVHGDVKPQNVLFDADFEAHLSEFGLSKLVVSRPTEPSTSTSVGTLGYISPEVALTGETTRESDAYSFGIVLLELLTGKRPLTFTQDEDIVKWVKRQLQRGQISELLEPGLLELDPESSEWEEFLLGIKVGLLCTAPDPLDRPTMADIVFMLEGCRVGPDIASSADPTCQPSPA